The following is a genomic window from Clostridium sp..
GATTCCATGGCAGATTTCACCATGTACTCTCCCAATTTGTGCTTTGGATTATGAATTCCCGGTGTATCCACAAATACAAGCTGGAAATCCTTCTCCGTAAGTATTGCCTGTATATTGTTTCTGGTAGTCTGCGGTCTGCAGGATACTATTGAAAGTTTTTCTCCGATTAACTTGTTCAGCAATGTTGATTTCCCTACATTAGGCATACCAACTATGGTTATAAATCCTGATTTAAACATCACACAATTCTCCTCATAAATAAATTATATCATTTATCCAAACACTCTAAAAAGCAAAACCGTTATGAGCACTCCAAAAACACCTCCTAAAAAAACCTCCAGTATGGAGTGCACTTCTGAGTCAACTCTGCTCTGTGCAACTATAAATGCCAGCAGATAACTCAATATTACTATTTCAAGTTCTTCTGCCATAAGCGCAATTATGGTAGCTATTGAAAAGGCAATTGCACTGTGTCCGCTTGGCATTCCTCCTTTTAGAGGAGTACCTTCTCCGAATATGGCCTTTACAACTATAGTTGCTATACACACTATGACAAGCATTATAAATATATTATATGGACTTGTAGTCCTTATTTTTCTCATAAGTATAAAATTGATGTAATTCAATTTATCCCAAAATATTATATAACCAACAAGGATAGCATTGATTGCAGTTATGAGAACACCTCCTGCGGCCACATTCTTTGCTATTTTAGCAAGAGGATGATAGTAATTCGTAGTGGCATCTATGGCAAATTCTACAGCCGTATTAAAGAGTTCCGCCATTATAACCATGGTTATGGTTATAGTTATGGCCAGCAGCTCAATTTTACTTAAATCATAGAAAAAACACAATACAAGAACCAGGAGTGCCGCTATCATATGTATCTTCATATTTCTCTGGGTTCTAACTGAATATATTATTCCCTGTATGGCATAATTGAAACTGTCCAAAAGCTTTTTAACCTTCATAGTGAATTCCTCTTTGCAAATTGAAATTTTGCCAGAATTTCTTCTTCCCTTTCTCTCATCTTCCTTTTCTCATCTTCCTGCATATGGTCATATCCTAAAAGGTGAAGCACGGAATGAACAGTCAAATAACATGCTTCCCTGAGAAAAGAATGTCCGAACTCCACTCTCTGTTCTTCTACCTTTTCCAGAGAGAGTGCAATGTCACCCAGTACCAAATTCCCGCTGTCCATGTCACTTTCCTCAAATTCATCTCCCCGATAAGTTTCTTTAAATACCTTCCCTTCAGGATATTCCAGCATTGGAAATGAAAGCACATCAGTAGCACTATCTATTCCCCTGTTTTCTCTATTTATATTTCTTATACCTTCATTGTCTACAAATATGACACTTACTTCACAGGGTACATCCACTTTTTCCTCTTTCAATGCATATTCTATAACTTCTGTTATAGTATTCTCAAGTCCGCCTGCAATATCTATTTTTTTCTGTCTATTGTCTATAAAAATCATGTTAGTCCTCCGTATGTTTGTGCATTTCTTCTATTCTCTCTAAAATTTTATCATCAATGATTTCATCGCTTTTTTCTTCATATTTATCCTTGGGATATTCTATTCTATGATGATATATACCGAGAAGTACTTTTAAAAAAGCCTCCTTTATTTTTCCTATATCCTTTAGTGTCAAATCACAGTTGTCAAGCTGTCCCTCCTCAAGTCTGTCTCTGATTATACTGTTGACCATATTTTCTATATTCTCTTTGTTGGGCTCATTAATGGATCTAACTGACGCCTCCACACCATCTGCCAGCATTATTATACCAGATTCCTTAGTTTCGGGTATAGGTCCCGGATATCTAAAATCTTCCTTCTTTATTTTCTCTGGATCATCACTTGAATTTTTCATTGTAACATAAAAATATTTAACGAGAGATGTTCCATGGTGCTGTTCTATAACATCCTTTATAACCTTTGGGAGCTTATATTCTCTGGCCATCTCCATTCCATCTTTTACATGAGATATTATTATAAGGGCACTTAATGCCGGTGTTATTTTATCATGCGGGTTATCATTTCCAAGTTGATTCTCCTTGAAAAAATATGGTCTTTTAATCTTTCCTATATCATGATAATAGGCAGCAACCCTTGAAAAAAGTGAATTTCCGCCTACTTCTTCGGTAGCCATTTCAGCAAGGTTTCCTACCAGTATGCTGTGATGATAAGTTCCTGGAGCCTCGATAAGCAGTCTCTTTAGAAGCGGATTATTTGGATTGGACAGTTCTAGAAGTTTTATAGTGGTTACTATATTGAATGTGCTTTCGAAAAGTGGTAAAAATCCTATTACAAGTATTCCCGAAATTATACTTGCTGCTCCTGTAAACAATGTTTTCCTTGCTACATCCACTATATTGTTGCTCAGTAAAAATCCCATGGATGACGTAAGTATTATATTTATGACAGCAATATACAGAGATGCAATCAATATGTCATTCCTCTGCTGCAATTTTCTAAGAATTATAGAACCTACAACTGCATTTATTATGGCAAGCACAGTTATCTCTATGTTGAATTCCACTGCAGTACTTATCAATACGCAGGCAATAGTATTCAATACGAGTGATACCTTTCCATTTACAAGTATTGAGAACATCAATGGTATAAACGCAAGGGGTATGAAAAACGGCGATGCAAGCCCGAGTACCCTTGCAAAAAGCACAGCCATACAGTTCAATATATTTATCATGGTAAGCATGTTCACATTGTCATACAATTTCCTATTGTATATACTTAAATATGCCCACTGTAGAAACAGTATTACACCTACAAGTACACCCAGTGACAAGTATATATACCACCTGAAATAAGATCCGTCATTTAGAAGTCCCAGATCCTTTAAAACTCCTATCTGATATTTAGTTACCGGTTCTCCTTCTTTTACTATTATCTGATCCTTTTTAACCATTACAGGTGGAACTTTTTTTGCAGTCTCCTCTTTTAGTTCTTCAGTTTTATCCTTGTCATAGAAAAAGTTTGGAGATATCTGTGTATAAGCTATATTTGCAGCCAGATCCCTGGTTGACTTTGTAAAATTCGAATCTCCTATCTTGATCATTATGTTTTCCTGCGCCTTTTTAATGTCCTCCTTGTTGTCCTTCTGGCTGTTGTCACTTATATTGTCATTATCATATAAATCGGACATTATATTAACTAGAAAACTCTGAAGCGTTCTTATATCATTTTTATCCATCTTTACAATTGAAAGATAATCATTGTCAGATAATTTTATTGCTGAATTACTCTTGAGTTTTTGCTGTTTCTGGGTTTGATTCAGCTGGTTGTCTGCCGATATCTGCTGAACCATGGTGAAAAATTTATTCAGCCTATCCACAGTCTGTGTTTTTATCTCAGGATTTTTATTATACTGAATTGGAACAGAATCCAATACCTGATTTATTCTGTCCTGAGTAGAAAGTTCATCCTTTACTTCCCTTGGAGCTTTGATGTCAACCTTTGCTATCTCCCCAACCTTCAGATTATATCTTTTAATAGTGAGTCCCGTCAAAAGTACAACATATATAAATATAAAGCTGATTACGAATATAATAATCTTGTTCTGTCTTCCTTTTACAAGGAATTTGTCCAATCTTAGTTTTTTCATTAGAAATCATCCTTTGTACACTAGTTACCGTTATTTCCAATATTGTCCTTTTCCTGCATATCTTCTTTATGCTCCACCTGTGACACTATATTTTCTTCTGCTACAACCAGCACTCTCACCTTAAGAAATTTATCCTGTTTTTTATCCACTATCTTATTCATTATCTTAACAGACTTATCTAGATTTGAACATATTTTCCTGTAAAGTTCTCCGGATATTTCAGCAGTTATCCTTTCTATATTGCCTTTAACTGGAACTTCTTTTACTTCATAGAAAGTTTCTTTTTTTAAAAATATTTTACTTTCCTCTATTTTATCATATTTACTAAAATTATTTGCATGTTTTTTTAAATATAACTTCCTTCCATTTATATTTATATAGTAATTTTCTATTTTCTTTCCCGTTCTAACTCTCTTTATAGTATCCACCTTTACACTTTTACTGGCTTCATAAAAGGTTCTGCATATAACCTCTCCTGCAGCATGTACAGGATACGTTGCCCCCTCCTTTCCCTGTATTCCTCTTACAAGAATCTGTCCTTTTTTAACCATATCTCCTATATTTACAACAGCCGTACCTGCCGTAGTATAAAGTCTGACCACTTCTCCATCTTTTGATGCTGCAAGGTCACATGGTGAATTGTCCGAGATTATATTGGGAGGTGATTTTCTTTCTTCTACACTTATTATAAGTCTTGAACCATCAATCCTTGCTTTTACCCACATTATATTGTCATCACTTTTTATGAGAAATTCTTCTATCTTGTACACATCCAAATGTTTTTTATTGATTCCAGGGACTATTCCAGACTTTTTTAATTTCTGTCTTATTTCATAAGGCGGCAGATTTGAATCAGAATTTATCTGTATCTCCCATATGAACGTTGACATATAATATATTATTCCTATAAATAATAATACTCCTATAACCATCATTCTATTTTTCTTAAGTCTCAATATAAAAAAAGAAAGGCCCCATCTTTTCACTATCTTTATTCTAGCACTGCTTCTCTTTGCAAATTCCTCTATTTTATAATAATCTTTCAATTTTATATCCATCATCACGGTGGTTACACTTTTTTTTCTTATGTTTTTTATATAGACATTGTTCTTCCATATAAGATTTATAAATCTTTCAGGTATAATGGATTGTATCTCAATTGTTATATAGGCATTTTTATATTTTCCAAAATTGAATCTGCTAGTTTCCTTCATAGGTTATTGACTTAAATTTTCCTCCTACTGTTATTGTACTTCCGCCCATAAAAAGTACTTCAAAGTTTTCTCCATATATTGAGATCAATCCTACACCTGAATTAATTTTTATCTGATCCTTTTCAAATAGCACTATACCCCTATGATTTTCTATTACTATTTCTTTGTCTCCCGTTACCAGAATCCTTGGCATGTTCAAAATTATATCCCTTGGAAGATCTAACTTATCTGCAATATTCTGTTTTGTATTGTATAATTTATCTCCCACAATATCACCTCTAAAAATTTATATGGCTTTTCTTCTTTATTAATTTATGAATTATAAATCTAATAAATTACTTAAAGGCAATACTCAAAATAAATAAAAAAATAAAACCTTCTGAAATACAAAGGTTTAGAAAAACAAGAAAGGCTGAGAAAACCCAACCTTTTATTTATTCAAATATTGTTTTACAATTTGACCAACAAGCCTGCCGTCTGCCCTGCCTTTTGTCTTAGGCACAACATATGCCATAACTTTTTTCATATCCTTTATACTATTTGCCCCGACTTCATTAACTGCTTGATCAACAATCTCGGTAATCTCTTCTTTACTCAACTGCTGAGGAAGGTAATCCAACAAGATTTTTATTTCCTTTTCTGTATCGTCAACCAAATCCTGCCTATTCCCTTTTTTAAATTCCAGTATGGCTTCACGCCTTTGCTTGACTTCCTTTGCCAGTATATCTGTAACCTGTTCATCGTCAAGTTGCTTGCCATCGGTCTTTTCGACCAACAGTACAGCGGCTCTTGCCATACTTATTGTATTAGCCTTAAATTTGTCCTTGGACTTTAAAGCCTGTTTCCAATCCTCTTGTAATCTTTTTTTAAGAGACATTGATTTGAACCCTCTTTCCAAAAGAACCCTACTTAAACTTTCTCTTTCTAGCAGCTTCTGATTTCTTTTTTCTCTTTACACTTGGCTTTTCATAATGCTCTCTCTTTCTGACTTCTGAAAGAACACCGGCTCTAGCGCATTTCCTTTTAAATCTTCTTAATGCACTTTCTATAGTTTCATTTTCTCCAACTTTTATTTCTGACATATTATATCCCTCCCTCCGCTAGCCCAATTTAATTTTAAAAATTAAATACAGTTAACATAGGTCAAATAGCACATAGATTATTATACAACAAATGTTTTTGTACTGTCAACATATTGAATTTAACCTGGAGGCCAATTGAGCGACCTTCCACCCAGCAGATGAAAATGTACATGAGGTACGGTCTGTCCTCCATATCTTCCAGTATTTGAAACAATTCTGTACCCATCTTCTGCTATGTTTAGATCACCGGCAATTTTTTTTGCTGCCATAAATATGTGTGCTATAATATTTGAATCCTCTTTATCAAGGTCATTAATACTTTCTATGTGCTTTTTGGGAACAATAAGCACATGAACCGGAGCACCGGGATTTATATCCTTAAAACTCAATACCAGATCATCCTCATACACTTTTTCTGAAGGTATCTCACCCTTTACTATTTTACAAAAAATACATTCTTCCACATGTTCACCCCCTTTACTGAAATGGGATACTTGTTAGTCTATCTTACTTATAGTATTCAATATCAATAATAAATATCCTTCTGAATTCAATAAAAAATTTACAGGATTGTCAGCTCACCTTTCCATTCATGTATCCTTTTTCAGTTGAAACCAATCTTGTTTTAATTATACTGTCTTCCAGGTTTTCAGCTGATTTTGCAATAACTTTTATGTAATTGGGTGTATAGCCTTCATAGAAATCCTCTCTGCCTGGAAGCTGCCTCTCATACAATACATCCATATCCCTCCCAAGAAATTCATCCATGAATTTCTTTTCCAGAATTCCATCCAATTCTATAAGCCTTGAACTTCTTTCTTCCTTTATATTTCCATCAACTTGATTGTCCATCACCGCTGCTTTGGTTCCCTCCCTGGGGCTGTATTTGAATACATGCATTTTTGAAAGCTCTATTCTTTTCAAAAATTTATATGTATTATCAAATTCCTCCTGTGTTTCTCCAGGGAAACCGACTATAACATCAGTAGTTATAGACAATCCTGAAATATTTTTTCTCAAATTATTCAAAACATCTTCATATTCGGAGGTTGTATATCTCCTGTTCATTCTTTCAAGTGTTGTGTCACAGCCGCTCTGAAGTGAAATATGGAAATGGGGACATAGTTTTTGGAGAGAACCTATTCTGTCTATAACCTCATGTGTAAAAAATTTAGGATCAATAGATCCTATTCTCACCCTCTCCACTCCATCTATTTTGTCTACTTCCTGCAAAATACGCATAAGATTCCAGTTTCCCTGCAAATCACTACCATAGGAGGCTATATGTATACCGGACAATATTATTTCCTTGAAATTATTCTCTGCCAGTTTTTTAACTTCAGTTAAAACTGCCCCAGGCTCTTTACTGCACACTGCCCCTCTTGCAAATGGAATCAAACAGTATGAACAAAACCTATTGCAGCCATCCTGTATTTTTAAAAAGGCTCTGGTTCTATGCTGGTACTTTTCAATATTCAAGTTTTCAAATGTATTGTTCTTCAAAACCCCGTCTATCTCAATAAAGCTTTTATTCTCTTTTTCTGCACGATTTACCCAGTATAAAATATCGCCCTTGTTCCTCGTACCTAAAACTATGTCTACACCTTCTATTTTAGAAACTTCCTGAGGTGAGACCTGTGAATAACATCCTACAACAGCTATTATGGCATTTGGATTTTTTCTTCTTGCCCTGTGAATCATCTGTCTTGATTTCTTATCTCCCATATTGGTCACTGTACATGTGTTTATTACATATACATCCGCACATCTGTCGAAATTTACAACTTCATAACCCTCTTTTATAAATTTCTCTGTCATTGCCTCTGTTTCATACTGGTTTACCCTGCATCCCAGAGTCATCATACCTACTGTTCTCTTTCCACTGCATGCACAAGAAAACTTATCCAACTAATTCAGTCCTCCTAAATCACCTAATTCATACATGAGCAGCGATATGCACACAAAGCCTGCTGTTTCAGTCCTGAGTATTCTTGGACCGAGAGTGACTATATTTGAATGAACTTCCCCCAAAGCATCTATCTCGGATTCTGAAAAACCACCTTCGGCGCCGACAATTACTGCTACACTTTTTATACTGTATCTATCTATTTTCCCCATCATACTTTTTATGCCGAGCTTTTTCTCATTTTCATATGGAACTACGACAAGATCCATGGATTTCAATTTTTCTATTGTTTCGTCGAAATTAATCGGTTGATCGACTTTTGGAATTATCCTTCTCCTGCACTGCTTGCACGCCTCTTCAGCTATTTTGTTCCATCTCTCCACTTTTTTAAATTCCCCATTTTTGTTTTTTATAACCACTCTTTCTGTAAATATGGGTGTTATTTGCTTTACTCCGAGCTCTGTAGCCTTCTGTACAATCAAATCCATCTTGCTTGACTTGGGAAAGCCCTGAAACAGATAGATATCTATATTGCTTTCATTATCAGAATCAATTTCGCCCACTATATTTATCTGAACCTGATCCCTGTCTATTTTATATATTATTCCATAAAACTCCTGACCGCTGCAATTGTTTATGACCACCTCATCGTCTTTTTTCAGTCGAAGTACCTTGTTTATATGTTTGACATCACTATCTGAAATATAGGCAATCCCGTCTGTTATATTTTTTTCAGGCACAAAAAATTTATGCATTTAAACAACCTCTTCTATCCATTTATATATCATGTCAATCTTGCAGTGATACAGAACCATTCACCATCTCTGTCTATGTTCTCTATGTTGAAATAATCACACTTCTTCAATTTGTCTATCACTTCATCCTGTCTTCCTTCGATTATTCCAGAAGATATAAAAATTCCATCTTTATTCAGAAAAGATTTAACTTCATCACTCAATGGTATTATAATATCTGCAATTATATTTGCAACTATGATATCTGCCTTGCCATGGACTACATCCATAAGATTTCCATGGAGTATTTCTATATTTGAAATATCATTGTAATTTATATTTTCCTCTGCAGATTTCACAGCCACTTCATCAAAATCCACACCCACAACATGCCCTGCTCCAAGCCTGGCAGCAGTTATTGAGAGAATGCCCGAACCTGTACCTATATCAAACACGGTACAGTTCCCATCAACATACCTTTCAAGCTGTTTAATACACATTCTTGTAGTTTCATGAGTTCCGGTTCCAAATGCCATTCCTGGATCCAGCTTTACTGTTATATCACCTTTTTGCTCCTCATAATTCTCCCATATTGGAACAATTACTATGTTTTTTCCTGCCCTTGTGGGCCTATAATATCTTTTCCAATTGTTTTCCCAGTCTTCTTCATTTACCTTACATGCCTTAACTGTTCCCCTGCCTTTGTCTATACCAAACTCAGACAAATTGTCTATTGAACGTCTTATATAGCTTAATTTTTCTTCAAAATCCCCATCTTCCTTAAGATAAGCCTTTATTAACGAATAATCTTTTATTTTCAAGAGACTATTATCAAAATAATCCCAATCTTCAGGGTGTTTTCTTTTAAATTCAATGTCCTCGGGATCTTCTATAGACACTCCGGAAACACCTGTATTATACAATATCCCTGAAACTGCTTCCACTGCCTCACTAGTAGTTGCAATGGAAACTTCCATCCAATCCTTATTCATAATACACCACTTTTCAATAAATTTATACAGCCAGTTAGAGCTTACGTTTTATCTTATTTATAAATGTTTCCTTTCCACTTCCCCTGTCTATAGTTTCACCGCCGGCTTTCATAAAATCAACCAGCAGTTCTCTCTGCTTCTGGTTGATATTTTTAGGAACATCAACTATTACATTGACATATTGATCTCCCCTGCCATGTCCATTTACTCTCGTTATACCCTTGCCTCTCAGTCTGAATACAGTTCCTGACTGAGTTCCTGGCGGAACATCGTACTTTACTTCCCCATCTATAGTAGGAACCTTTAATGTAGTTCCAAGGACTGCCTTTCCAAAGCTTATATGCCTATCTAAATATACATCAAATCCTTCTCTTCTAAACGTAGAACTTGGACTTACCCTTATGTTTATATACAGATCTCCGGATGGTCCTCCGTTGGAACCTGCTTCTCCCTGTCCTCTTATAGGTATTATATTGCCGTTGTCAACCCCAGCTGGAACATCTACATTTATTTTTTTACGCTTTCTCACCTTTCCCTTGCCCTTGCAATGAGGACACGGATCACTTATTATAGTTCCTGTTCCACCACACTTGTCACAAGTACTCATAGTCACAAAACTTCCAAGGGGAGTGTTCCTCTGTGTTCTCATCTGACCTGTTCCACCGCACTTGTCACAGGTACGCGGCTTGCTTCCAGGCCTGGCACCTGTACCATGGCAGTACTCACAGGTCTCATTTCTATTTATGCTTATTTCCTTCTTTATCCCAAAAGCTGCTTCTTCAAAAGTCAGATTCAGAGCATACTCAATGTCCGCTCCTTTTTGCGGAGCATTTTTTCTTCTGCTGCTCCCGTGAGAAAATCCACCTCCAAAAAATGAGTCGAATATATCTCCAAAACCACCCAGATCTGAAAAGTCAAATCCTCCGAAACCTGATCCCTGTGCTCCTGCACCGCCAAAATCAGTTGTGCCAAACTGGTCATATTGTGCCTTTTTCTGTGGATCTGACAAAACCTGATAGGCTTCATTTATCTCTTTAAATTTTGCTTCAGCTTCCTTGTTATTTTGATTCCTATCCGGGTGGTATTTTAAAGCCATTTTTCTAAACGCTTTTTTTATTTCATCATCACTTGCACCTTTATGAAGCCCCAATACCTCATAATAATCCTTACTTGCCATTTTTATACTTCACCACCTAAGAAAATGTACTAATTTCATCAGTACAACTAAAATTAAATTATTACTTAAATTAAGGGAAGAGCAGTAACTCATCCCTTAACTATTACCATTATACACATCTATTATAAAATCGTGAAGAGAAAATACTATTTATCATCATCCACCTTGTAATCTGCATCAACTACATTGTCGCCATTTTTACCTGAATTCCCCGATCCGGCATTTGGATCTGCTCCCGGATTCGGACCTGCCTGAGCATTTGGACCTGCCTGAGCATTTGGACCTGCCTGGGCATTCTGACTATATATCTTGGATGAAATTCCATAGAAAGTCTGTGTCAGATCTTCGGTAGCTTTCTTTATAGCATCCAGATCCTCTCCGTCCTTGACCTTTTTCAAAGCATCTATCTTTTCTTCTATAGCTTTCTTATCCTCTGCAGACACTTTGTCACCCAGATCCTTTAATGTCTTCTCAGTCTGGTACAGGGTCTGATCTGCATTGTTCTTGATTTCTATAGATTCTTTTCTCTTCTTGTCCTGATCACTGAATTTTTCTGCATCCTTAACAGCCTTATCTATCTCATCATCTGTCAGGTTAGTGGAAGCTGTAATTGTTATATTTGCCTCCTTGCCAGTTCCCTTGTCTTTGGCTGATACATTTACAATACCATTTGCATCTATGTCAAATGTAACTTCAATCTGAGGAACTCCTCTTGGAGCTGGTGCTATACCTGAAAGCGTAAATCTTCCAAGAGTTTTATTGTCGGCCGCCATCTGTCTTTCACCCTGAACTACGTGAATTTCAACGGAAGTCTGTCCGTCTGCTGCTGTGGAAAATACCTGACTCTTCTTGGTTGGTATCGTAGTATTTCTTTCAATAAGAGGTGTAGCTACTCCACCTAATGTTTCAATACCAAGAGTGAGAGGCGTAACATCAAGCAGCAGCACATCTTTTACATCTCCTGTAAGAACTCCTGCCTGAATAGCTGCTCCTACAGCTACACATTCATCCGGGTTTACTCCCTTTGACGGGTCTTTACCGGTAAACTCCTTGACAGCCTCCTGAACTGCAGGAATTCTCGTGGAACCACCGACTAATATAACCTTGTTTACATCATTTATTGTAAGTCCGGCATCACTTAATGCCTTCTTCATGGGTTCTATTGTCCTCTGGACCAGATCCTGGGTCAGTTCATTGAATTTTGCCCTTGTAAGGTTCATATCTATG
Proteins encoded in this region:
- the dnaJ gene encoding molecular chaperone DnaJ, which encodes MASKDYYEVLGLHKGASDDEIKKAFRKMALKYHPDRNQNNKEAEAKFKEINEAYQVLSDPQKKAQYDQFGTTDFGGAGAQGSGFGGFDFSDLGGFGDIFDSFFGGGFSHGSSRRKNAPQKGADIEYALNLTFEEAAFGIKKEISINRNETCEYCHGTGARPGSKPRTCDKCGGTGQMRTQRNTPLGSFVTMSTCDKCGGTGTIISDPCPHCKGKGKVRKRKKINVDVPAGVDNGNIIPIRGQGEAGSNGGPSGDLYINIRVSPSSTFRREGFDVYLDRHISFGKAVLGTTLKVPTIDGEVKYDVPPGTQSGTVFRLRGKGITRVNGHGRGDQYVNVIVDVPKNINQKQRELLVDFMKAGGETIDRGSGKETFINKIKRKL
- the dnaK gene encoding molecular chaperone DnaK gives rise to the protein MSKIIGIDLGTTNSCVAVMEGGDPVVIANSEGARTTPSVVSFQANGERLVGQVAKRQAITNPDKTIMSIKRHMGTDYKVNIDGKQYTPQEISAMVLQKIKSDAEAYLGETVTEAVITVPAYFNDSQRQATKDAGKIAGLNVRRIINEPTAASLAYGLDKTETSQKIFVYDLGGGTFDVSILELGDGVFEVKATNGDTHLGGDDFDQKVIDYIADTFKAENGIDLRNDKMSLQRLKEAAEKAKIELSSSMQTNINLPFITADATGPKHIDMNLTRAKFNELTQDLVQRTIEPMKKALSDAGLTINDVNKVILVGGSTRIPAVQEAVKEFTGKDPSKGVNPDECVAVGAAIQAGVLTGDVKDVLLLDVTPLTLGIETLGGVATPLIERNTTIPTKKSQVFSTAADGQTSVEIHVVQGERQMAADNKTLGRFTLSGIAPAPRGVPQIEVTFDIDANGIVNVSAKDKGTGKEANITITASTNLTDDEIDKAVKDAEKFSDQDKKRKESIEIKNNADQTLYQTEKTLKDLGDKVSAEDKKAIEEKIDALKKVKDGEDLDAIKKATEDLTQTFYGISSKIYSQNAQAGPNAQAGPNAQAGPNPGADPNAGSGNSGKNGDNVVDADYKVDDDK